In Polyangiaceae bacterium, the genomic window CCGAGCGCGCCCCCCAGTAGTAGATAGCCGCGCAAGGGCTCGAGCACGTGCTGCCAGGGCCGCACGGAGCTGGGGTTTCGAACGAGCAACGGCGCCCCCGCGACGAGCGCCCGAACGCAATCGGGGACCAGGCGATCCGCTGCCCAATCACCGCCGCCAATCACGTTGCCTGCCCGGGCCGTCGCTAGCGCGACGTCCGAGCCCTGCGAGAAGAACGACCGCCGATACGAGTGAGCCACGACCTCCGCGGCGGCTTTGCTGGCGCTGTACGGGTCGTGTCCGCCCAACGGATCGTTCTCACGGTAGGCGAAGTCCCACTCCCTGTTCTCGTAGCACTTGTCGCTCGTGACGACGACGACGGATCGTACGCTCGCGCACTCTCGAACCGCCTCGAGCACCGACACCGTCCCACCGACGTTGACGTCGAATGTTGCCGCCGGCGCCCGGTACGACTCACGCACCAGCGGCTGGGCGGCCAGGTGAAACACGATCTCCGGCCCGAACGCGCGGAACGCAGCGTCAACGGCCGCGCGATCGCGAATGTCGCCTTCGACGTGGTGGATGCGTCGCCCCAGCGCCACGGACGCGAAGTGGCTGGGCGTGGGAGCGGCCAATGCGAACCCGCAGACCTCCGCTCCCAGCTCGCAAAGCCACAAGCCGAGCCAGGAGCCCTTGAACCCCGTGTGCCCAGTGACGAGGACGCGTTTGCCTTGGTAGGCGTGGGTCAAGCCGAGTGCCAGACGCGCCATGGCGGAGACCCCGAATTCCAGAGACTGTTGAGGAGCTCGTAGTCGCGGAACGTGTCCACGCACTGCCAGAAGCCCTCGTGGCGGTAGACTTGGAGGCGCCCGTCCCGAGAGAGCTGCTCGAGGGGAGCTCGCTCGAGGATGCAGTCGTCTGCCGACGACAGGTAGTCGAAGAACGCGGGCTCGAACACGAAGAACCCACCGTTGATCAGGCCACCCGCGGTGGGCGGCTTCTCCGAGAACGAGGTCACGCGGTCTCCCTCCACCGCCAGCTCTCCGAAGCGTCCTGGCGGTCGGACGCCGGTCACCGTCCCGAGCTGGCCATGCGACTCGTGAAAGCGCACCACCGCGTCGAGGTCCACGTCGGAGACGCCGTCGCCGTAGGTGAGGAAGAAGCGTTCGTTACCGACGTAGCGCTGAAC contains:
- the rfbG gene encoding CDP-glucose 4,6-dehydratase, which translates into the protein MARLALGLTHAYQGKRVLVTGHTGFKGSWLGLWLCELGAEVCGFALAAPTPSHFASVALGRRIHHVEGDIRDRAAVDAAFRAFGPEIVFHLAAQPLVRESYRAPAATFDVNVGGTVSVLEAVRECASVRSVVVVTSDKCYENREWDFAYRENDPLGGHDPYSASKAAAEVVAHSYRRSFFSQGSDVALATARAGNVIGGGDWAADRLVPDCVRALVAGAPLLVRNPSSVRPWQHVLEPLRGYLLLGGALGELRHRVPEAFNFGPKLGPSVTAHQVATEFLSAWPEASIEVPPPERAEPHEARMLRLASERAADYLGWVAELSAQESVEWTVDWYRRWFTEGRAEGAMLEHSIAQIHAYLARLSSH
- the rfbF gene encoding glucose-1-phosphate cytidylyltransferase, translated to MKAVILCGGRGTRLREETEHKPKPMIELGGKPIIWHIMKMFAAHGITDFVLCLGYKGDVIKEYFLRYEAMSSDFTITLGRADQIEFHTPHSESGWRITLADTGPDAMTGARVKRVQRYVGNERFFLTYGDGVSDVDLDAVVRFHESHGQLGTVTGVRPPGRFGELAVEGDRVTSFSEKPPTAGGLINGGFFVFEPAFFDYLSSADDCILERAPLEQLSRDGRLQVYRHEGFWQCVDTFRDYELLNSLWNSGSPPWRVWHSA